A window from Bacteroidota bacterium encodes these proteins:
- the metK gene encoding methionine adenosyltransferase: MPYLFTSESVSEGHPDKVADQISDAVLDALLAQDPNSRVACETFVTTGLVVVGGEVTTKAYVNIEEVARETIARIGYTKAEYRFDYASCGVLTSIHSQSPDIAMGVDTGGAGDQGMMFGYASDETPEYMPAAIVYAHRLMERLADIRKNHNKLMPYLRPDAKSQVTVEYDDRVVTRVHTVVISTQHDPNVTQARIREDVIHHVIEPVIPESMRAGGIIIHVNPTGNFEIGGPHGDTGLTGRKIIVDTYGGRAPHGGGAFSGKDPSKVDRSAAYAARHVAKNIVAAGLAHECTVQLAYAIGVAEPVSINVDTHGSGTMPDEMLEQLIRKTVDLTPKGIISRLNLKRPIYQATAAYGHFGRDEFSWEKLDLVEGFLAAVEGVSARAVLA; the protein is encoded by the coding sequence ATGCCGTACCTATTTACTTCAGAGAGTGTTTCGGAGGGTCATCCGGACAAAGTCGCCGATCAGATTTCCGATGCTGTGCTCGATGCGCTGCTGGCGCAGGACCCGAACTCCCGCGTGGCTTGCGAGACGTTTGTGACGACAGGACTTGTCGTTGTCGGCGGTGAAGTGACGACGAAGGCGTATGTCAATATCGAAGAAGTAGCCCGCGAGACGATCGCGCGCATCGGCTACACGAAGGCCGAGTACCGATTCGATTATGCAAGCTGCGGTGTGCTGACTTCGATCCACTCGCAATCTCCCGACATTGCGATGGGTGTTGACACCGGCGGCGCTGGCGATCAGGGCATGATGTTCGGTTATGCCTCAGATGAAACGCCGGAGTACATGCCGGCCGCAATCGTCTATGCCCACCGGCTCATGGAGCGTCTTGCCGATATTCGCAAGAACCACAATAAGTTGATGCCGTACCTGCGTCCCGATGCGAAGAGTCAGGTGACGGTTGAATACGATGACCGAGTTGTGACCCGCGTGCATACGGTCGTGATCTCGACGCAGCACGATCCCAACGTGACGCAAGCCCGCATCCGCGAGGATGTGATCCACCACGTGATCGAGCCGGTGATTCCGGAATCGATGCGCGCCGGAGGTATCATCATCCACGTAAACCCAACGGGTAATTTCGAGATCGGCGGACCGCATGGCGATACCGGCCTGACGGGTCGCAAGATCATCGTCGATACCTATGGCGGCCGTGCACCGCATGGCGGCGGAGCGTTCTCCGGCAAGGATCCCTCGAAGGTGGATCGCTCGGCAGCTTATGCCGCGCGTCACGTTGCGAAGAATATCGTTGCCGCCGGTTTGGCGCATGAATGCACAGTGCAACTTGCGTATGCCATCGGTGTCGCCGAGCCGGTATCGATCAATGTCGACACGCACGGTTCTGGGACCATGCCGGATGAGATGTTGGAGCAGTTGATTAGGAAGACGGTCGATCTGACTCCGAAGGGTATCATCTCACGGCTTAACTTGAAGCGCCCGATCTATCAGGCCACCGCAGCATACGGCCACTTTGGTCGCGATGAGTTTAGCTGGGAAAAGCTCGATCTCGTCGAAGGCTTCCTGGCCGCCGTCGAGGGAGTGTCGGCACGCGCCGTGCTGGCATAG